A stretch of DNA from Rhizoctonia solani chromosome 9, complete sequence:
CCTGTCTATCCCCTTAGACcttctgatgatgaggaactcaAGAGGATCCTAAAGGAACAGCtggaccaaggccttatcAGGCCCTCAAAATCCCATTACAGCTCTCCTGTGATctttgttcccaaaaagaATGGCAAAAGGAGGATGTGCATTGACTATTGTGCACTGAATGCCAACACAGTCAAGAACTCTTACCCCCTTCCTTTGATTTCCAATCTCATTGAGAAGTTAAGGGGTGCAAAGTGCTTTACTGCTCTGGACCTTAAATCTGGATATAACCTTGTCAgaattaaggaaggagatgaatggaaaacagcattCAAGACTAAATATGGCCtttttgaatacctggttatgccctttgggctGTGCAATGCCCCAGCTaccttccagcatttcatgaatgatatCCTGAGGGACATCTTGGATGTCTATGTGATAGtgtacttggatgatatccttaTTTTCTCCAAATCCAGAGAAGAACATGttacccatgtcagggaagttctCAAAAGGCTACAGAAGCACAAGTTGTACTGTCAGCTTGAGAAATGCAGGTTCTTCCAGGATCAAGTACACTACTTGGGAATCATAGCCAATGGGGAAGGGGTATGTGCAGACCCTGAAAAAATTTCCAAAGctgttgattgggcaacacccCAGACAGTtaaaggggttcaagagttcttaggttttGTCAACTTCTACAGGCGGTTCATTATGAACTTCTCCAAGCTTGCATATCCACTCTACCAACTGTTGCGCAAGGAGAACCCTTGGAAGTGGGGTGCTGAACAGCAGGAGTCTTTTGACAACCTAAAAAGAGCTCTGATTGAATCCCCTGTCCTCATTCAGCCTGATGTTTCAAAAGAGttcttccttgagtgtgatgCATCAGATTATGCAACTGGTGCAATCCTTAGCCAAAAAGGTGGAGATGACAAACTCCATCCTGTGGCCTTCCTTTCAAAGAGCCTATCACCTGCAGAATGCAACTATGACATCTATGACAAAGAGTTGCTTGCAGTGATTAGAGCATTGAAGGAATGGAGACACCTTTTGGAAGGCTCTGAAATCCCTGTCAAAGTCCTCACAGATCAcaaaaacctggaatatttcCAAACAAAGAGGGAACTTAACAGGCGTCAGGCTAgatggatgggatttttggcagacTATAACTACAGAATTGTTTACAGGCCTGGCTCCCAAAACAAAAAAGCTGATATCCTTTCCAGGAGAGAAGACCTGAAAGGGGAGGCTAAAGGGGGGGGTGAAGCCCCTGCACTTATTGCACCAGAGCTTTTTATATCTTCAATTCTCACAGACAGTGACCTCAATGACCTTATCAGAGATGCACTGCCTGATGACAAAACTGTTGCCAAAATCCTGAAGTCCTTGGAGGAAAACATTCCTGTTAAAGGCTGGTCTCTGGATAATGGGTTGCTCTACTACCACCAGTGCATTTATGTACCCAATGAACCAGAAATCAGGCGCCTTGTCCTTgaaagcaggcatgataatCCTTCCACAGGCCATCCAGGACAGTGGAGAACCATGAAGTTGCTGTCTTGCCATTATTATTGGTCTGGGATGAAGCAATCTGTGGCCAAATACATTCAGGCATGTGACTCATGCATTAGAAGTAAACATTCCAACCAGGCAAAGATGGGGTTACTCCAACCTATTGATCTACCCAGAAAGCCTTGGGAGGAAATTACATATGACCTGATTGTTGGCCTTCCTATTTCAGAgggatatgatgcaatactCACAGTGGTGGATAGACTATCCAAGATGGTCCATTTCATTCCTACCACCTCTAAAGCCactgctgttgatgttgcaaatCTCTTTGTAAACTTCAtatggaaactccatgggctgCCCAGAAAAACCATCTCAGATCGTGGGCCTCAATTCAATG
This window harbors:
- a CDS encoding Transposon Tf2-7 polyprotein, whose protein sequence is MSWLKLHNPTIEWTTKRVMFNSVYCSTTCFSSSSHIILGNTGGTANHLESVPEDLGGAEAPYEALESIPRDPGGAVNHSLEGIPEELCDYAEVFSEDKVTELPPHCSYDLEIVLQDQTKQVKGPVYPLRPSDDEELKRILKEQLDQGLIRPSKSHYSSPVIFVPKKNGKRRMCIDYCALNANTVKNSYPLPLISNLIEKLRGAKCFTALDLKSGYNLVRIKEGDEWKTAFKTKYGLFEYLVMPFGLCNAPATFQHFMNDILRDILDVYVIVYLDDILIFSKSREEHVTHVREVLKRLQKHKLYCQLEKCRFFQDQVHYLGIIANGEGVCADPEKISKAVDWATPQTVKGVQEFLGFVNFYRRFIMNFSKLAYPLYQLLRKENPWKWGAEQQESFDNLKRALIESPVLIQPDVSKEFFLECDASDYATGAILSQKGGDDKLHPVAFLSKSLSPAECNYDIYDKELLAVIRALKEWRHLLEGSEIPVKVLTDHKNLEYFQTKRELNRRQARWMGFLADYNYRIVYRPGSQNKKADILSRREDLKGEAKGGGEAPALIAPELFISSILTDSDLNDLIRDALPDDKTVAKILKSLEENIPVKGWSLDNGLLYYHQCIYVPNEPEIRRLVLESRHDNPSTGHPGQWRTMKLLSCHYYWSGMKQSVAKYIQACDSCIRSKHSNQAKMGLLQPIDLPRKPWEEITYDLIVGLPISEGYDAILTVVDRLSKMVHFIPTTSKATAVDVANLFVNFIWKLHGLPRKTISDRGPQFNAKFLRQVYKRLGIEPHFSTAYRPQVDGQSERLNQFVEIFLRHYLSHRQDDWVALLPLAEFAYNNGVHAGSKHSPFYLCYGYNPDFTVGDITVTQVPQADELAEFLKRNLEEAKAALTMAQNKQAFYYNNKHKAAIKLEPGDRVFLDSSNIKTSRPSHKLEHKRLGPYKVLEKIGKESYKLELPKSMKIHPVFHTALLHKEPFDEFQRKPKPLPPVITQTGEEEYVVEKILDSRKQGRNLWYYVKWKGYGPEENTWEPKSHLANAPKQVAKFHQLHPDAPGP